The following proteins come from a genomic window of Lycium ferocissimum isolate CSIRO_LF1 chromosome 4, AGI_CSIRO_Lferr_CH_V1, whole genome shotgun sequence:
- the LOC132054569 gene encoding uncharacterized protein LOC132054569, which produces MDQNLPIIAKKFWKIVRVAYFMLRKGLSKRKQMFDLNLFMKRGKIAGKAAFQNLMFQGHNTQGHQSSSKEYYEFSCSNSPAFHLPFNLNKRNKQTHHAPAIEHDDVLMMNSAVLKALEILQSETASPALPGFGRTPTVRQLRVTDSPFPLRDADCDISHVDEKADEFISRFYRDLRREASAFS; this is translated from the coding sequence ATGGATCAAAATTTGCCAATCATAGCAAAGAAGTTCTGGAAAATAGTCCGAGTGGCTTACTTCATGTTGAGAAAAGGGTTATCAAAGAGAAAACAAATGTTTGATCTCAACTTATTTATGAAACGTGGCAAGATTGCTGGCAAAGCCGCCTTTCAAAATCTCATGTTCCAGGGCCATAATACCCAAGGCCACCAATCATCTTCCAAAGAGTACTATGAGTTCAGCTGCAGTAACAGCCCTGCTTTCCACCTCCCTTTCAACCTCAACAAACGCAATAAGCAGACTCACCATGCACCTGCCATTGAACACGACGATGTTTTAATGATGAACTCTGCCGTTTTGAAGGCATTGGAAATACTTCAGAGTGAAACGGCGTCACCTGCATTGCCTGGATTCGGTAGAACTCCAACAGTGAGGCAATTAAGGGTCACTGACTCTCCTTTTCCTCTAAGAGATGCTGACTGTGACATTAGCCACGTAGACGAGAAAGCTGATGAATTCATTTCACGGTTCTACAGAGATTTGAGAAGAGAGGCCTCTGCTTTTTCTTAG
- the LOC132054570 gene encoding uncharacterized protein LOC132054570: MDQKLPVIAKKFWKTVRVAYFMLRKGLSKRKLMFDLNLFMKRGKIASKAAFQNLMFQGHYTQGHQSSSKEYYEFSCSNSPAFHLPFNLNKRNKHTHDAPAIEHDDVLMMNSAVLKALEMLQSETASPALPGFGRTPTVRQLRVTDSPFPLRDAEGGISHVDEKADEFISRFYTDLRREASAFA; encoded by the coding sequence ATGGATCAAAAATTGCCAGTTATAGCAAAAAAGTTCTGGAAGACGGTCCGCGTAGCTTATTTCATGCTGAGAAAAGGGTTATCAAAGAGAAAATTAATGTTTGATCTCAACTTATTTATGAAACGTGGCAAAATTGCTAGCAAAGCCGCCTTTCAAAATCTCATGTTCCAGGGCCATTATACCCAAGGCCACCAATCATCTTCCAAAGAGTACTACGAATTCAGCTGTAGTAACAGCCCAGCTTTCCACCTCCCCTTCAACCTCAACAAACGCAATAAGCATACTCACGATGCTCCTGCCATTGAACACGACGACGTTTTAATGATGAATTCTGCCGTGTTGAAGGCACTGGAAATGCTTCAGAGTGAAACGGCGTCACCTGCATTGCCTGGATTTGGGAGAACTCCAACAGTGAGGCAATTAAGGGTCACTGACTCTCCTTTTCCTCTAAGAGATGCTGAAGGTGGCATTAGCCATGTAGATGAGAAAGCTGACGAATTCATTTCAAGGTTCTACACAGATTTGAGAAGAGAGGCTTCTGCCTTTGCTTAA